The proteins below come from a single Metarhizium brunneum chromosome 1, complete sequence genomic window:
- the acu-15_1 gene encoding Transcriptional activator protein acu-15 yields the protein MDGTAQLHFSQPEAANAGDSTLPGPPAPQSSVLHEDDGSFFVSPRSTTFVDFTWVPRGPGAPSPAGRSWSRSTSTWSARSSSRSTSCGQGYGSYSGHGCGSFSGRRARCATGPGGAASLSAASAAGGATCAAGGSLGAASAGVSSAVSADIGDVDMGGASLSPTSPARPRAANPAAPAGPAAARPHAPSSTHGPPAVEPGPAAAAACAPPPAPASTTSTSRSTPAPTIRTAAGAFAGAGADATAPPHQQHQQHQQQHQLEGTAGRCASGPQVASSSSQQHEACAGPPGAVVPTPSFRSSVPTAVPTFIPTLLPLSVPSSVPSSSLPTPIPTSSSGIHINTAVPSSVRLGSSSSPSSSSSCNSSPTGVASIHVSSAISSPTSISPRSTKPPASVAFNVKMPPRPAKRSADGSGASDDDASASSTAKLKLARSDRGPEDFSSVVKNRLQSYTRTGQACDRCKVRKIRCDALPEGCSHCINLNLDCYVTDRVTGRTERRGYMQQLEREKSRMMSHIRDLERLCAEKNVEVKPFQGRVRAQSPPDAAHEEDASNASANVAAASSNDGWSKFGSLWIKDSSTPDPTSSILRHNLPRNEWQTRPEQSRWGVGSDDAPLSSLKGMTLTLLGTTIETTSFDAPDVDEPPTAADPSVPLYNKSVQAFLRSAMRVNPAVQVELPTRENAFIYAEWYFITIASFMPLLHKPTFMKLLTRVYDEPGFKPTVPQLVMVHMVFAIILFQFGVRNSETLEQRNNFNDLSNKHYHFALSKMYEVFSSADFEALQGLVLIASHTRAFPKPGCGSIVASMALHRAIELNYHRRTKKPGEPTDLQNELRKRAWWNMMMVVVDINGKRGYPLPVSVQDFDVDFPEPIADELLSDEGVDTSRTVPCPYEIAIAAFKCIPIYMEMYANIFSVRRDESNYKNVLAVLEAQMKQWEADLPESMRLSPAKKHDHGMVGALFARTYMLEFRLHIRHPSLAMTTDAALIAENTKICEEAAREYLQTVEHLSRMKALDTTWHQMSLYCVAILSMLVPQWQRRFEITQDEVARLRDEMQRWMNIVREMSALLGCGIGMSTQIAQLINRTMSWIEHDMPQKDGKNPILAHVNVKQEHTLPSQGTVPLAPQEQQQHGHAVPFGAVAPQNQSFPSADTSQAEELTKNFYHANITAPAHATYPSLAYMDQQTQPNPQATASYQHDQTELYYPSSSAAAGHPGGPAQTATLAGYGSEAGQHICHQNSDMMWRSSWQNWSAAIAESQQRYGADSLMTLGDAETGRNSVITPIMAGNGMPHTGGELPMVPQPTSWPLIMFDQTPRD from the exons ATGGACGGCACGGCTCAGCTCCATTTCTCGCAACCCGAAGCCGCAAACGCCGGTGATTCGACGTTGCCAGGGCCACCGGCGCCGCAGTCGTCAGTGTTGCATGAGGATGATGGCTCTTTTTTTGTCTCACCGAGGTCGACGACCTTTGTCGACTTCACATGGGTGCCGCGTGGCCCCGGTGCACCGTCGCCCGCGGGCCGATCATGGTCAAGGTCAACGTCGACATGGAGCGCGAGGTCGAGCTCCCGATCCACCAGCTGCGGCCAGGGCTACGGCAGTTACAGCGGCCACGGCTGCGGCAGTTTTAGCGGGCGCCGAGCCCGATGCGCAACGGGCCCTGGCGGTGCTGCCAGCCTGAGTGCTGCCAGCGCTGCAGGAGGCGCAACATGTGCTGCCGGCGGTAGCCTTGGCGCTGCTAGTGCGGGTGTCAGTTCTGCCGTCAGCGCGGATATcggcgacgtcgacatgGGCGGTGCAAGCTTGAGCCCTACGAGCCCTGCACGCCCTCGTGCTGCAAACCCCGCTGCACCTGCTGGGCCAGCGGCTGCCAGGCCACATGCGCCTTCCAGCACACATGGACCACCTGCTGTTGAGCCCGGACCTGCAGCGGCCGCTGCATGCGCACCTCCACCTGCGCCTGCGAGCACCACCTCCACCAGCAGAAGCACCCCAGCGCCCACTATCCGCACCGCTGCTGGTGCATTTGCAGGTGCCGGTGCAGATgccacggcgccgccgcaccagcagcaccagcagcaccagcagcagcaccagctgGAGGGCACCGCCGGTCGCTGTGCTTCCGGGCCCCAGGtcgcctcgtcttcatctcaaCAACATGAAGCTTGTGCTGGCCCACCAGGTGCAGTCGTTCCGACGCCATCATTCCGATCGTCGGTTCCCACCGCTGTTCCCACCTTTATTCCCACCCTGCTGCCTTTGTCTGTGCCCTCGTCTGTGCCCTCGTCTTCCCTTCCGACGCCGATTCCAACATCATCGTCTGGTATTCATATCAATACTGCAGTCCCGTCATCTGTCCGGCTgggctccagctccagccccAGCTCCAGTTCCAGCTGCAACTCCAGCCCGACCGGCGTCGCCtccatccatgtctcttCGGCCATCTCGTCGCCCACGAGCATCTCCCCGCGCTCGACCAAGCCTCCAGCTTCCGTCGCCTTCAATGTGAAGATGCCCCCTCGCCCTGCCAAACGCTCGGCGGATGGTAGCGGAGCTAGTGATGACGATGCCAGCGCCTCTAGCACCGCCAAGCTAAAGCTGGCACGTTCGGATCGGGGGCCCGAGGATTTCTCTTCCGTCGTCAAGAACCGTCTTCAGTCGTATACCCGCACTGGCCAAGCTTGCGACAGATGCAAGGTGCGCAAGATCCGCTGTGACGCCCTGCCCGAGGGTTGCTCGCACTGCATCAATCTGAATCTGGACTGTTATGTCACGGATCGTGTCACGGGCCGCACCGAGCGCAGAGGCTACATGCAGCAGCTGGAACGGGAAAAGAGCCGCATGATGTCGCACATTCGTGACTTGGAGCGGCTCTGCGCAGAAAAGAACGTCGAGGTCAAGCCCTTCCAAGGACGTGTTCGCGCCCAGAGCCCTCCCGACGCCGCTCATGAAGAAGACGCGAGCAATGCCTCGGCCAATgtagccgccgcctcgagcaACGACGGCTGGTCCAAGTTTGGCTCTCTATGGATCAAGGACAGCTCGACGCCGGACCCAACAAGCAGCATTCTCCGGCATAATCTTCCGCGCAACGAGTGGCAAACCAGGCCCGAGCAGAGCCGTTGGGGCGTTGGATCCGACGATGCACCTCTCAGCTCCTTGAAGGGAATGACACTTACTCTGTTGGGCACTACCATTGAAACCACCTCCTTTGATGCGCCAGATGTCGATGAGCCACCCACCGCTGCTGACCCTTCTGTGCCTTTGTATAACAAGTCAGTGCAGGCATTCTTGCGTTCCGCCATGCGCGTGAACCCTGCTGTTCAGGTTGAGTTGCCTACCCGTGAAAATGCCTTCATCTATGCTGAGTGGTACTTCATCACCATTGCCTCTTTCATGCCCTTGCTGCACAAGCCAACATTTATGAAACTT TTGACGAGAGTATATGATGAACCCGGTTTCAAACCCACTGTGCCCCAGTTGGTCATGGTGCACATGGTGTTCGCCATCATACTATTCCAATTTGGAGTTCGGAACAGCGAAACCCTGGAGCAGCGCAACAACTTTAATGATCTTTCAAACAAGCATTACCATTTTGCTCTCAGCAAGATGTACGAGGTCTTTTCCTCTGCAGATTTTGAAGCTTTACAAGGTCTGGTTCTCATCGCCTCCCATACGAGAGCCTTTCCCAAACCGGGTTGCGGATCGATAGTTGCAAGTATGGCTTTGCACCGAGCAATCGAGCTGAATTATCATCGGAGAACGAAAAAGCCTGGTGAACCAACAGATTTGCAGAACGAACTTCGCAAACGTGCCTGGTGGAACATGATGAtggttgttgttgacatcaatggcaaACGAGGCTACCCACTCCCAGTATCCGTGCAGGACTTTGACGTCGATTTCCCAGAGCCAATCGCTGATGAGCTATTGTccgacgagggcgtcgacaCATCGCGAACCGTTCCTTGCCCCTATGAAATCGCAATTGCCGCATTCAAATGCATCCCCATTTATATGGAGATGTACGCGAATATCTTTAGTGTGCGGAGAGACGAAAGCAACTACAAGAatgtcctcgccgtccttgaaGCTCAGATGAAGCAGTGGGAGGCCGACCTTCCAGAATCCATGCGGCTTAGCCCGGCCAAGAAACATGACCATGGAATGGTTGGCGCTCTCTTCGCACGCACCTACATGCTGGAGTTCCGCCTGCACATCAGACATCcgtcgttggcaatgacGACTGATGCGGCCCTGATTGCTGAAAACACCAAAATTTGCGAGGAGGCTGCTAGGGAATATCTCCAGACTGTCGAACATCTGAGTAGGATGAAGGCCCTAGATACGACATGGCATCAGATGTCCCTGTACTGTgttgccatcttgtccatgctAGTACCTCAATGGCAACGACGATTTGAAATCACACAAGACGAAGTAGCCAGGCTGAGGGATGAAATGCAGAGGTGGATGAACATTGTTAGAGAAATGAGTGCCCTGCTCG GCTGCGGCATTGGCATGAGTACTCAGATTGCGCAATTGATTAACCGCACCATGTCTTGGATCGAACATGATATGCCGCAGAAGGATGGGAAGAACCCGATTCTGGCGCACGTCAACGTGAAGCAAGAGCATACCTTGCCCTCGCAAGGCACAGTTCCGTTGGCACCacaagagcagcagcaacatggccatgccgttCCGTTTGGAGCTGTTGCCCCTCAGAATCAATCCTTTCCGTCGGCAGACACTTCCCAGGCGGAAGAACTCACCAAAAATTTCTACCATGCAAATATTACGGCCCCGGCGCATGCGACGTATCCATCCCTGGCATACATGGACCAACAGACGCAACCAAACCCTCAGGCCACAGCCTCATACCAGCACGACCAGACCGAGCTATATTATCCTAGTTCAAGTGCAGCTGCTGGGCACCCAGGTGGCCCTGCTCAGACTGCCACCCTCGCAGGATACGGATCCGAGGCTGGGCAGCATATCTGCCACCAAAACTCTGACATGATGTGGAGGTCGTCATGGCAGAATTGGTCTGCTGCGATTGCAGAAAGCCAACAACGATACGGCGCCGATTCACTAATGACTCTTGGCGATGCAGAAACAGGAAGAAACTCGGTCATCACGCCCATAATGGCGGGCAACGGAATGCCTCACACTGGTGGCGAACTGCCCATGGTGCCACAGCcaacatcatggccattgatAATGTTTGATCAGACTCCTCGGGATTAG
- the MIP18 gene encoding MIP18 family protein: MAPAALDNANPTILSASQLPTRQKKAAHRHGPDSRYSDIILSKPAFLSQPCCDNGVVWPRGDDAVNHDQYAPEPIDEQEIYDLIATISDPEHPVSLGQLSIVNIDDIHITPSPALGVPDANTIVQVTVEITPTVTHCSLATVLGLGVRVRLEQCLPPNYRVDVLCRENTHSQDDQVNKQLADKERVAAALENDSLKGVLDKMLETCV, from the exons ATGGCCCCTGCCGCGCTGGATAATGCGAATCCTACCATTTTGAGCGCCTCACAGCTACCGACTCGCCAGAAGAAGGCCGCTCATCGCCACGGACCGGACAGCAGGTATTCTGacatcatcttgtccaagccaGCCTTCCTATCGCAGCCATGTTGCGATAACGGGGTGGTATGGCCCCGCGGCGATGACGCCGTGAACCATGATCAATATGCCCCGGAACCCATTGACGAGCAGGAGATTTACG ACTTGATTGCCACCATTTCGGATCCTGAGCACCCCGTTTCACTAGGGCAGCTCTCCATCGTCAACATAGACGACATCCACATCACTCCTTCTCCAGCCCTTGGCGTACCCGATGCCAACACCATCGTCCAAGTGACGGTTGAAATTACCCCTACTGTCACGCATTGTTCGCTCGCCACAGTCTTGGGGCTTGGCGTCAGGGTTCGACTGGAACAGTGCTTGCCACCAAACTACCGCGTCGACGTCCTTTGCAGAGAAAATACCCACAGCCAAGATGACCAGGTGAACAAACAGCTTGCCGACAAGGAGAGGGTTGCTGCGGCTCTGGAAAACGACTCTCTGAAAGGAGTTTTGGATAAGATGCTTGAAACGTGCGTTTAA